The window TCGGTCGTCCCTGAAGCCGACCACCTCCGCCTCCAGGTTGTGCTTGCCCTTTCGGAACCTTATGTCACACAGGTCTCCGACCCGGACGTCTGGCCCTTTTGACTCTATGACCAGACCTACGACTTTGGAGACCCGTCCGTTTATCCTGACGAAGTCTACCTGAGATATTCGAGAGTCCAGAGAGTCCCAGAGGGACCTGAAATCGGTGGCTTCATTCACGGTTTTTTCCCTCCGTAAGGACCGCCTCTACCTCGGTGCTTATCTGCTCCAGCTGGGTTCGCCAGCGGGCGTCGTATATACCGAGGCCTGTCTCCACGATGCAGCTTCCTTTGTCCACTTCGTCGTCGGCCATGAACTCTATGTTTCTGACCCCTCTGACAAGCTCCCCGAAGTTGCCCCTCTGGGCCTCTATGGCGTCTAGGTCCTCGGGGTTGAGGTAGACCCTTATGTCCTCTTTTTCGCTGGCCCTGGAGAGGAGGTTTTTAAACAGCCTGAGGGCCGCCTCCTGATCGAAGGCGACCTCTCTGACCAGAAGACGGGAGAGCACTTTCTGCCAAAGCCTTATGAGCCTGTAGGGGTTGGCCGCCAGGAGCTGCTCCAGGTCCTTCTGGATCTGGTCGTGGACGGTGTTTAAGATCTCCACCGAGCCGGAGAGCTCTT is drawn from Dethiosulfovibrio salsuginis and contains these coding sequences:
- a CDS encoding FliH/SctL family protein, with amino-acid sequence MSDLGRQRLIRAARVLTDAVRIGAPPEPSPEELLPEDELQEPSQEDLLRQELDRWKSSCAQLEKQLKDSQSRIGNIEARMEADRDSQKKQMEAFLEQSEKDRQAAVEQGHAEGFAAGKEEGFTLGRSELEAEIRAELEKELSGSVEILNTVHDQIQKDLEQLLAANPYRLIRLWQKVLSRLLVREVAFDQEAALRLFKNLLSRASEKEDIRVYLNPEDLDAIEAQRGNFGELVRGVRNIEFMADDEVDKGSCIVETGLGIYDARWRTQLEQISTEVEAVLTEGKNRE